One genomic region from Plasmodium chabaudi chabaudi strain AS genome assembly, chromosome: 7 encodes:
- a CDS encoding inner membrane complex protein 1b, putative: MKTDKNKSTNISKYDNEMPNMEKLYDQLSFQKFENESSSSLKYSDIEKMSGLNKSIQSSIYSNNTSNSYANTPKSGTRIMNKSNVQIVEKIKEVPTYIVKNQTRIINVPEVRFVNKVEHDTVEVIEKLKYVPKEVTKYNIIKKPVIKNIVKEKKMDVLHVQEKISFRDQEVVEEVYNYVDEDGNQIKDSQDIMTMDYILSNENESNKKRECPVYPSLNCCNNTSAYVENSNNICSMAYNNKIDNSNIIGISKGETLPYDVDLNVLPPLLEPFGPQIKTEDNKIFENVFVPKVEKVVEVQKKIDIPINLPVPYIVPKPKIIDVDIPVFKFNDKYVPVPVRQKIIPKITWSDKVYKVDCVIEKPYLVYHDIIKFVPTDTKISVREYPKGINKINPEELYEADNLALWMRVNADLKEEKDNLKKNTQTESTIDHICECSDCETCEHISNSELNISHDLFNTKSSPNNFSDTIPLHQDHPLEMVHLQNKWMKQDATKIPELYNEQFMNAHRNAFFNLTSKIPREAKVEMKTIAQLKTNT; this comes from the coding sequence atgaagacagacaaaaataaaagcacaaatatttcaaaGTATGACAATGAAATGCcaaatatggaaaaacTATATGATCAATTAAGCTttcaaaaatttgaaaatgaatCGAGTTcatcattaaaatattctgaTATTGAGAAAATGTCGGGATTGAATAAAAGCATTCAGTCATCTATATACAGTAATAATACTAGCAATAGTTATGCAAATACTCCGAAAAGTGGGACTAGAATTATGAATAAATCTAATGTTCAAAtagttgaaaaaataaaggaagTACCAACttatattgttaaaaaCCAAACAAGAATAATAAACGTTCCAGAGGTGAGATTTGTAAATAAGGTTGAGCATGACACTGTCGAGGTTATTGAAAAGTTGAAATATGTCCCTAAAGAAGTtactaaatataatattattaaaaagcctgtgataaaaaatatagttaaagaaaaaaaaatggatgtTCTACATGTACAGGAAAAAATCAGTTTTAGAGATCAAGAAGTTGTAGAAGAagtttataattatgttgATGAAGATGGAAATCAAATTAAAGATTCCCAAGATATAATGACTAtggattatattttatcaaatgaaaatgaatcGAATAAGAAAAGAGAATGCCCAGTATATCCTTCCTTAAACTGTTGTAACAATACCAGTGCTTATGTTGAAAATAGTAACAACATTTGTAGTATGGCctataataataagatTGACAATTCAAATATCATAGGAATATCTAAAGGGGAAACCTTACCATATGATGTGGATCTTAATGTGTTGCCGCCACTTTTAGAGCCTTTTGGTCCGCAAATAAAAACagaagataataaaatatttgaaaatgtaTTTGTTCCAAAAGTTGAAAAAGTTGTTGAagtacaaaaaaaaattgatataCCTATAAATTTACCAGTGCCATATATAGTTCCTAAACCCAAAATTATAGATGTTGATATCCcagtttttaaatttaatgataaatatgtacCTGTTCCAGTTCGTCAAAAAATCATACCAAAAATTACATGGAGTGATAAAGTTTATAAAGTCGATTGTGTAATAGAAAAACCATATTTAGTATATcatgatataataaaatttgtcCCAACAGATACAAAAATTAGTGTTAGAGAATATCCAAaaggaataaataaaataaatcctGAAGAATTATATGAAGCAGACAATTTAGCATTATGGATGAGAGTAAATGCTGATTtgaaagaagaaaaagataatttaaaaaaaaacacacaAACTGAAAGTACAATAGATCATATATGTGAATGCTCTGATTGTGAAACATGTGAACATATCTCTAATTCTGAACTAAATATTTCAcatgatttatttaatactaAATCTAGTCCCAACAATTTTTCTGATACCATACCATTACATCAAGATCATCCCCTTGAAATGGTTCATCTACAAAACAAATGGATGAAACAAGATGCTACAAAAATTCcagaattatataatgaacAATTTATGAATGCCCATAGAAATGCATTTTTCAATTTAACCTCTAAAATTCCTCGTGAAGCAAAAGTAGAAATGAAAACCATTGCCCAATTGAAAACTAACACATAA